CTGGCCAACCTCGAAGGATTCGTCCGCCAGGTTTCTACTTCGCATTCTCCGAGTCTTCCTATAAGCAAAGCACATAGCCTACATAAACAACAGCCGAAACACACCGTTGTCTTTTAAGACTTTCTATAAGCACACCAATGAAccaaaatttccaccaaaaaaattaaaatataattctaCTAAATCtaatccaaataaaaaaaaaaggactcaTAAATACTCAAAACAAAATACTAAAAGAAGACCTCAACTAGACAAAAAGGTTGTCGTATAAGACTTGCCAAGTCAAGGAAGAATATTGGAGTCCTTAAAGATGTCCCtatcatatatctttcttttgttcTCCTACCTCTTGACCCATTATTGTTCATACAtcccttttatttttatttgagcaATGAACAGATTCCCAAACCATCAAAAGAAAACCCTCATAGGAGCTGTTTCGATTACATAATGTGTTTTATGCCCGGCCAAGTATAGTAGTCAGAGAAAGACCAGGCCACAGCTAATTGCAATAGTTTATTCTTCATAGAAAAACCATGTTCTACATGCAAAAGAGTCCTGATCATAGCTCGATTCATTAGGGATGACCAGTTCATGTACCTCAAGCCCCACTTGTTCTTTAATATGACCATGTAGAGTTGTCCTCTAGCAAAAGAAATGGGAAAGTAAACCAAAGACATTAGGTATGAAAGAAGGCTTGAGGAGAAATAATAGTCTTTTCTAATCCGTTCCATTTCTAAAGTTCTGCCAGTTCTATTCCGCCAAGAAAGTAAGGTAGAACGATCGCCATCGTTGCTGGAATCCATGAACGAGAAAGAAATGGTCATTGGTTCCCACATAAAGTCATTCTGAAGTCTGTGATTCTGCAGGCTGATAACCTGAGACAACAAACGTTGCACCAGTTGCGTCGGAACTTGACGATCAAGCAAGCAGCAAGATGTTTCCTAGCGATCGGAGAGTATTATACTCGTCTGCGTGCTCTGAGCTCTCTGTGGGCTTCTCGCCCTCGGCAGTAAGTTCGTCATGCACCATCTGCTATTCATACTCGATACTTTCCCTTGGTTAAAGCAACGGTGTAAGCTTCTCCGGTATGCATGACTATAAACATACAACGCACCTTTCAATATGCATGCAGCTAAACAATCTCTTCCGCAATGCATAAATGCATCAATCAAGTTATGATCATGTTGTTGATTGGTAATATATCCTTTCGCATTTACATGACTATCGCCTGCTTGTCTTCCCCACAGGAGCTTAATCGTTCATGACAGTGTTGTCTCATCAGCGACAGACCTGCAGATTGTTCATCAACCACTGCAGAATCATTTTACTTCCTTCTGAAAAGATTCCCAATCAAGAAATATGCTGTGCATAGTTTCCATTTTGAGCTCATCCATGTTGTACCATGACTGTATTCTTATGGATTAGGAGATTTGTACTTGGCCCAAAAAAAAGAGCTCAAGGGTGCTAAAAGCAAGATTATTCTAATGCATTTCTTGTTGTGGTTGTTGAACAAGAGGAAGAAACTGTTAGTAAAATCTGAATACAAAAGGCTTGTTTCATATGTACCAATAAAAGCAACAGGGAAGCACTTTTCTAAGCCACAGTATGACCTTATCCAACCTAGACCTAACTTCAAATAATTTCCTAAGTTGCATTAGAATAAGACAAATTTGAGTGTATGATTTTAACAAATGCTGCTTTATATAACTAATTGTCTTTTActgcaattatatatatatatatatatatatatatatatattctttttatcaATGTTATAACACATCAAATAATATTGCAATTATTTTTCTATAACTAGTATCTTTAAATAGAATTTTGATATAATATGAGAGAGCTAATTATGTAATTATCTTTTGTAATTAGGTATCTTTAGTATCCCGGCtcctatactttcaaaagttatatagGGATcactatacttacgaaagtgaaacatttaacttcgtttattctcatatcatcaattttattaacaaaaatattGCATGTGTTCAATGGTAAATCAAAGTGAGGCAGAGTCAGCATATACTCAGTGGTaaacattatagtatttttattaacaaaattgacgatatgaaaagaaataatgttaaatgttttactttcatatatatatatatatatatatatataaggatcttaatataatttttaaaaatataaggatcgagATATTAAACGTAGGTAAAAGAACTGTTTGATATAGCCACATGTATAGCTATGAAGTTTCCAAGAAACTTCCCATGTGAAGAAATAAATTCTTATGTGTCCGCAAGCAAATATGAATGCAGGTTAATTATTGGGGAAAGTGTTTCTTGCTTCAAAACTTCCTTGTTGACAATCTCCAAGAACTCATTACTTTTTGCTTCCCATTCCTCAACAATTTGGTAAACATAAAGTCAATGGAAACAAGTATGCAAAAGCTCTGTGGTATTTTAATTCCCTCCTCCATCTTTACTATAGTAAAGAAAATCCATGTGTTTTGTTGGTAAACACAATCCATGTGTATTCTAAAAGGCCACTTTCCCTAATTTAAGACAGTCTGACAGTTACTGAAAGCTACAGATGACCTAATCCTGGTTACAGTGGTGGAGAGCATTAGAAGAATCAGATATAAAAGGAAGAATGAATAATAATATAAGACCACATAATCTCAAGATAGCTTCAGCCTTTTTATATTTCCAAAGCTAAGCTGACAAGAAATGTAATACCAATAAAAGATTACATTAGTGACAAGATCATGACAAGACCTAATCAACCAATATATGACAATCAAAGATAAGTTAAAGCATGCACGATGTGTCACAGCAAGAAGGAATTGATCATAAATTAGAAATGAAACCGGGTCCAAGATCAGACAAATAATTGCACAGCTGAGGAGATTGATCTACATGAAGCAAACTGGTTTCTGATGACAAGAAGAACTTTGAGACAAAGATGGGAATATGTGAGGAAAAAGTTAAAACTTAATATATCCCAGGTTCAGAAATCTTGCAGCTATTGTGGCCCAAGATCTGTGTCTGTGGACTGTAGACTTACCTTGATACCCATGTATCTCTTGGAAGAGCTGAATTGCCCCTGCTTGCTAGCTATTATACCTCCAAAATATTGcttatattgatatttttctaatgaaataaaatgAGGAGAAGAAGGGCAAAAACTTTACTGCTACAAAAGAAAAGCTTACTAAGTAAACTTCCTTTGCTTTGCACTGCTATGTTTTCTTTGGGTGGTGTGGATCATCATGCTTGAGACATACTTCTAACTGAGACAGACATACTTGACACACAAACCATAAAACTTATCTACATAGTTGATGTTAGTCTATAGGTTTTACTTGGATCCCTCAAGAACCATTTTAATTGATCCTGGTGGATTTGTAGTTGTTGTTCCTGCAGTGGCTTTTGGGATTGAAGTATAATCTGCTTTTGAGGAGCTCAAAGATAAGGCAAGCATCCACTTCATTACCCAATGAACAAAGTTAGCCACCTTCACATTATTCGTTTCTACAACTCGCTAAGATTGATTGAGTGGGCGCATATTATTGTCAGTAACCACAAAGCTCCAAAGTAGGTTTTCAACTTTTTCAAATGGAAACAAAATAATAACCTTTAAACCCTCACATCAATCTTAGGGGTCTATTTCAAACTATATATAATTTACTGAAAATTAGGACTATTGCATTAAGTTCTTATCAGGAGCATCAGTTCCTTATTATATGCCTTTAGTTCCTTTTTTTTGTCTCTCTGATACACAAATGCAAGGAAGAATGCAGAGGTGCAAATCTACAAATTTTAGGTTGAACACCATGAGATTCTGAAAATTTTTTTGGAACTCTAAACTTGTAAGAACAGAAGCTTATAAGTTCCCAAGATCCATGTTGGGTTGAAACCAGGGAACCTTTGACAAGACAGGCTAAGAATCAGAACCATGTTGGGTTGAAATGAGTAGAACGTACCCTCTCATCTCGACTAATAGACGTGATGGACAAATGCTTATTGAGATCTTGCCAGTAGCCATAGTGGACAGTCTGTGACCTGCACATCCTAATCTCTCCACCTCTGTGATCTGATCAACACAATGACAAGATATGCACAAGATATGCATCTTCAATATTCCCAGCCATTTATGTAAACTTATGCCTTCTTTTTCCTGATCAAGAACCATAGGATCTCTTTTTACATGATATGACATGTGAGCACTACCATTTCTTTGTGAAGAGGGAGAGCTTCgctctcttttttatttgttcCAATTCCTCCAGAGAATATAGGCAATCATAGCAAGTTCCATCCATGGATGTGAAGTTTCAGAAGGTCTAAGCAGCATCCAATCTAAGCTGTTCCTTCTTCTTTGCCTCGAGAGAAAAAAGGTGAGCTCGGCTGCAACCATGGCCAAATCTCCAATCATGGGTATGGCGACTGAAGTAGAATAGCAAAAGGATTCCTTGGGACATCCACATGAGAAAAATGCAGCCCAAAGTATAACAAGTTGTCACTCACTTGAGCACTATAAATAGAGCCATCTCTACTTGCCCTCCCCATCACAGAACAAAGCATTCCCTTCGCTTCTCACGGACGACATGGCGAGGCTGTCGGATCCACTGGCCGTCGGGCGGGTGATCGGAGAAGTCATCGACTCGTTCCACCCGAGCGTGAGGATGACGGTGACCTACAACTCCAGAAAGCTGGTCTGCAATGGCCATGAGTTCTACCCCTCTGCAGTTGTGTCCGAACCCAGAGTGGAGGTCCAATGTGGTGACATGAGGTCCTTCTTTACCCTGGTATCTATGCTACAGCCTCCACAGCTCTCCTCTCCCCGACCCCACTGCTCCATGCATCTTAACCACGGCCGCTGCTGCTGTCGCAGGTGATGACGGACCCAGATGTGCCAGGCCCTAGTGATCCATACCTGAGGGAGCACGTCCACTGGTAAATCACGTGAATCATTGCTACCGTAGAGGAAGATAGAAGAAGTGATACTGATGATTCTGAGTTGCTTTCGACTAACCATTTGCCTTTACTGATCGACGTCATGCAGGATTGTGACGGACATACCCGGCACTCCCGATGCGTCCTTCGGTGGGCTTTCTTTCTCCTCTCTGTCGTGTTGACGTCTCTTGTCTTCGA
This Musa acuminata AAA Group cultivar baxijiao chromosome BXJ1-2, Cavendish_Baxijiao_AAA, whole genome shotgun sequence DNA region includes the following protein-coding sequences:
- the LOC104000243 gene encoding CEN-like protein 2, with amino-acid sequence MARLSDPLAVGRVIGEVIDSFHPSVRMTVTYNSRKLVCNGHEFYPSAVVSEPRVEVQCGDMRSFFTLVMTDPDVPGPSDPYLREHVHWIVTDIPGTPDASFGKEVVGYESPRPNIGIHRFVFVLFQQKRRQSVVAPPPSRDRFNTRRFAQENDLGLPVAAVYFNAQRETAARRR